Within bacterium, the genomic segment TCATTCCCGACTTCAAGGGTTCGGAAGCCTCGTTGAAACGCGTTCTCGAGGCGGAACCGGACGTGCTCAACCACAACCTGGAGACAGTCGAACGCCTGCAGCGATCTGTGCGCAAGGCAGGCCGCTACCAGCGCTCGCTCGACGTTCTTGCGAATTCCCGGCGGCTGCGGCCGGATATTCCCACGAAAACCGGGCTGATGCTCGGGCTCGGCGAACGCCCGGAGGAAATCCGCCAGGCCCTGGCCGATATTCGCGCGACCGGCTGCGAGTTGCTCACGATCGGCCAGTATCTCTCGCCGGGGCCCGATCGGCTGCCGGTGGATCGCTGGGTCACGCCCGAGGAGTTCGACTCCTGGGAGCAGGAAAGCAGACGCATCGGTTTCGCGGATGTGCTCTCCGGCCCCCTGGTTCGCAGCTCCTATCGAGCCGAGCAACTCGCCGGAAAGTCGGCAACCGGCTGAGAACTTCGCGAGGATTCTTTGGCGGAGAGCCGCCCGGATCGCTCCCGGCGTTGATTCCAGTCTCCCAGACCGTATCTTACGATCCCGTAAAAGGGGGGCCGCCGGAATGCCGGGCAAGGTTGTACGTGTACGCCGACGGGAGCGACTCGGCTGGGCCGAGAGACTCTATCTGCCGACGATCTTCGTTGGCCTGGCCGTCACCTGTCGCCACTTCATGCGGAACTTCTGGGGCTATATGCTCGGCAAGCCGCGCACCTTCGTGGTTCAGTACCCCGAGGAGCGTCTGGACTACGCGGACGCGTTTCGCGGCCACCCCGTTCTGGTCGCGCTCGACAGCGGCAAGCCGAAATGCGTGGCTTGCGGGCTCTGTGAGTTCGCATGTCCAACGGACTGCATCACGATCTTGCCCGGAGAGACGGACGAGAAGATCGAGCGCGTTCCGGCGGTCTTCGACATCGAGTTGACCCGTTGCATGTTCTGCGGTCTGTGTGAGGAAGCCTGTCCTGAAGAGGCGATCGTCATGAGCCGAGATGTCGAGTTGGCCAGCTATGAGCGGATCGATGGGCTCCACCATATGAGCGACCTGCTGCGGCCCGAGCCAGAGGTCAAGCGTCGCCTGGATTTCATTCGTCGGGAGTACAACCGTTGACCGAAGCCGAACCTCTACTCGGGACCGTAAAGGAATCGCTCGGCGAAGCGGTGCTCGACAGCCACGCGTATCGCGGTGATGCGACGATCCTGGTCGCGCCCGAGAGTCTTCAGGACGTCCTGCTCGAGCTTCGGGACGGCGAGAAACTGCGATTCAATCTCCTCATGGATTTGACCGCGGTGGACTACATCGAGCGCGAGCCGCGTTTCGAACTCGTCTACCACCTGGCCGCAATCGATGTTGAACCGCGGGGAACCGAGCCGTGTCGGATGAATCAACGCTTGCGCGTAAAGGCGGGCGTTCCCGCCGATCCATGTGAAGTCGACTCGGTCGTCGAGATCTTCCCTTCGGCCGATTGGATGGAACGAGAGGTTTGGGACATGTACGGCATCTCGTTTCGAGGCCATCCGAATCTCAAGCGCGTGCTTCTCTATGAGGAGTTCAAGGGGCACCCGCTGCGCAAGGACTACCCGAAGGAGCGGCGACAGCCGCTCATCGGACCGCGGAATTAGGGCAGGGGGAATTACCTTTGGCGCAGCGAGAGAAAAGGAAGCTTGCACCGGGAGAAAAGGGCGACCTGCACGCGGATCACCAGATCCTGAACATGGGGCCTTCGCATCCCGCCACGCACGGCACGGTCAAGATCCTGCTCGAGATCGATGGTGAAGAGATCGTCGACATGGACGTCATGGTCGGGTACCTGCACCGGGGTTTCGAAAAGGAGTGCGAGAGCGGCACCTGGTACCAGGCGATTCCGTATACCGACCGATTGAATTACAACTCCGCGATTCTCGCGAACCTGGCCTATTGCATGGCCGTCGAGAAGCTGCTCGATTGCGAAATGACTCCGCGCTGCCAGTGGATGCGCGTGATGGCGGGCGAACTGTCGCGCGTCGGCGACCACCTTACGCGCGTCGGTGCAGCTTGTCTCGAACTCGGCGCTATGACTCCGTTTCTGTACGGGATCGAGGCACGCGAGCTGATCTGGGATCTTCAGGAAGGCTTGTGCGGAGCACGGGTCACTTCGAATTACGTCCGGATCGGTGGAATGCA encodes:
- the lipA gene encoding lipoyl synthase, with the translated sequence MSDLLQIDGSDAGPERPDRRADRPSWLKVRYRQNPELEALFDLVRDKHLNTVCQSAACPNVGECWAQGTATFMLSGNLCTRACGFCDIQTGRPEALDPEEPARVADAVASLGLRFAVLTAVARDDLADGGAAQFAATLVAIRESSPQCRVEVLIPDFKGSEASLKRVLEAEPDVLNHNLETVERLQRSVRKAGRYQRSLDVLANSRRLRPDIPTKTGLMLGLGERPEEIRQALADIRATGCELLTIGQYLSPGPDRLPVDRWVTPEEFDSWEQESRRIGFADVLSGPLVRSSYRAEQLAGKSATG
- a CDS encoding NADH-quinone oxidoreductase subunit I; the encoded protein is MPGKVVRVRRRERLGWAERLYLPTIFVGLAVTCRHFMRNFWGYMLGKPRTFVVQYPEERLDYADAFRGHPVLVALDSGKPKCVACGLCEFACPTDCITILPGETDEKIERVPAVFDIELTRCMFCGLCEEACPEEAIVMSRDVELASYERIDGLHHMSDLLRPEPEVKRRLDFIRREYNR
- a CDS encoding NADH-quinone oxidoreductase subunit C, whose amino-acid sequence is MTEAEPLLGTVKESLGEAVLDSHAYRGDATILVAPESLQDVLLELRDGEKLRFNLLMDLTAVDYIEREPRFELVYHLAAIDVEPRGTEPCRMNQRLRVKAGVPADPCEVDSVVEIFPSADWMEREVWDMYGISFRGHPNLKRVLLYEEFKGHPLRKDYPKERRQPLIGPRN